Proteins co-encoded in one Amaranthus tricolor cultivar Red isolate AtriRed21 chromosome 7, ASM2621246v1, whole genome shotgun sequence genomic window:
- the LOC130817440 gene encoding glucan endo-1,3-beta-glucosidase-like, with product MTTLNTPSMLVTTSLFITAVSFILLFTVRLTDAQTGVSYGKIANNLPSSQDVANLYIYNGIKAMRLYFPDQSTSQALQGTDVKLMLGVANENIQSIASCRCAAYRWVRANVLPYASSIKYIVVGNEIDPSDQRALSVAPAIQNILYALNALRLNSKSNNDIKVSTAINFNLVTNTYPPSNAQFRDPSYMSQIVGLMNMYDAPLMVNIYPYFAYVSNPRDISLDYALFNAQGNVFVDPNNGLGYNNLFDAMVDSVYAALRRAGARHPRVIGSETGWPSKGGFAATFENAKMYYRNLVNHVKQGTPLTPGQPIETYLFAMFDENQKQGAETERNFGLFYPNQQSKYGQLNF from the exons ATGACTACCCTTAACACACCTTCTATGCTCGTTACCACCTCGCTGTTCATCACTGCCGTCTCATTTATTTTGCTTTTTACCGTACGTCTCACAG ACGCACAAACTGGAGTAAGCTATGGAAAGATTGCAAACAATTTACCATCATCACAAGATGTTGCAAACCTTTATATATACAACGGCATAAAAGCGATGAGACTTTACTTTCCTGATCAATCCACTTCTCAAGCCTTACAAGGAACTGACGTCAAACTAATGTTAGGTGTTGCAAACGAAAATATTCAATCTATAGCGTCTTGTAGATGTGCAGCTTACCGATGGGTTCGAGCCAACGTACTTCCTTATGCATCATCGATCAAATACATTGTGGTTGGAAATGAAATTGACCCGTCTGACCAACGGGCCTTATCAGTCGCACCTGCTATACAAAATATTCTATATGCACTAAACGCGTTAAGATTAAATAGTAAATCTAATAATGATATAAAGGTTTCTACGGCGATTAATTTTAACCTAGTTACGAATACGTACCCACCTTCTAATGCCCAATTTAGGGATCCATCATATATGTCTCAAATTGTAGGGTTAATGAATATGTATGATGCACCTTTAATGGTTAATATATACCCTTATTTTGCATATGTAAGTAACCCACGTGACATTTCACTTGATTATGCATTATTTAATGCACAAGGAAATGTTTTTGTTGATCCTAATAATGGATTGGGTTACAATAATTTGTTTGATGCAATGGTGGATTCAGTGTATGCGGCTCTACGAAGGGCGGGTGCACGCCACCCACGTGTCATCGGGTCGGAGACTGGATGGCCATCAAAGGGTGGATTTGCTGCCACGTTCGAGAATGCAAAGATGTATTATAGAAATTTGGTTAATCATGTGAAACAAGGGACTCCTTTGACACCAGGGCAACCTATTGAGACATATTTGTTTGCAATGTTTGATGAGAATCAAAAACAAGGGGCCGAAACTGAGCGTAATTTTGGATTGTTTTACCCTAATCAACAGTCGAAGTACGGTCAGCTTAACTTCTAA